A genomic region of Pseudoalteromonas piscicida contains the following coding sequences:
- the tmk gene encoding dTMP kinase, which translates to MKKGFMLVCDGSNGAGKTTVIAGLEAHLKQRGIEVVMTREPGGTEISEKIREIILDPSTPEMTDMTELMLFGAARAQHVREKIIPALEQGKVVISDRFDAATFSFQHYARGLDLATITTINQLALGGFRPDMNLILDLDPEEGLKRVKSRGEGLDRLEDEKQQFLQRAREGYLVQAKNDPERFTVIDASQTKAQVLEQSIELLDSLIAKHLTVDGNE; encoded by the coding sequence ATGAAAAAAGGGTTTATGCTGGTCTGCGATGGCAGCAATGGCGCTGGAAAAACGACGGTTATTGCCGGATTGGAAGCGCATTTAAAACAACGCGGTATTGAAGTTGTGATGACTCGTGAACCTGGTGGAACAGAGATCTCAGAGAAGATCAGAGAAATCATTCTAGATCCCTCAACCCCCGAAATGACAGACATGACGGAGCTTATGTTGTTTGGGGCTGCGCGTGCTCAGCACGTTCGTGAAAAAATTATTCCAGCACTTGAGCAAGGCAAAGTCGTTATTTCTGATCGATTTGACGCTGCAACATTTAGTTTTCAACATTATGCAAGAGGACTAGATCTTGCCACCATCACAACCATTAATCAGCTTGCGCTTGGCGGTTTTCGTCCAGACATGAATTTGATTTTGGACTTGGATCCTGAAGAGGGCTTAAAGCGAGTTAAATCGCGAGGTGAGGGGTTAGATAGACTTGAGGATGAAAAGCAACAATTTTTGCAGCGCGCACGTGAGGGTTATCTCGTTCAAGCGAAAAATGACCCTGAACGATTCACTGTGATTGATGCCAGTCAAACTAAAGCACAAGTACTTGAGCAAAGTATTGAACTGCTTGATAGCTTGATAGCCAAACACCTTACAGTGGATGGCAATGAATAA
- a CDS encoding sugar ABC transporter substrate-binding protein, producing MPGKMLCLVFMLLLLIYSPVNARASEPPEIDVAVGLENFDFQPLFEEFSAKTGIKVNILAFNNNQLKSELLLYADALQLPDAVIIPSDYMGLSELQFSQVPESWLSKKLTQKVIENSKVNGKLKGVPIMYGNHLVLYYNRALAPHPITDLQTYAQQAVADKPTLGWNFYEMYWFVTFANALQPNLIQAGVPQLDTKAMRLAISNYQSLLNSGIIDADCVYQCLMNRFKTGKLDYFVNGIWAYRQLKDKLKDDLAIAPLPRWGNHQLMSLASSHVLAFPANGIESKKGPHLKLLVDFMQSQKVQDKLWDELNALPANGDSLAELTKRGDKALSQLIASLQETYPQPNEPIMAYIWEAMLKGLTRYLGGVYSVEETTQYMQFIVTKSGQNESKSQHR from the coding sequence ATGCCGGGTAAAATGCTTTGCTTGGTGTTCATGTTACTTCTTCTGATTTATAGCCCAGTCAATGCACGCGCAAGTGAACCGCCAGAGATAGATGTCGCGGTAGGACTTGAAAACTTTGATTTTCAGCCATTATTTGAAGAATTTAGTGCAAAGACGGGTATTAAAGTTAATATTCTTGCCTTTAACAACAATCAGTTAAAAAGCGAGTTATTGTTGTATGCTGATGCCCTGCAGTTACCGGATGCCGTTATTATTCCAAGCGATTATATGGGATTGTCAGAACTGCAATTTTCTCAGGTGCCAGAGTCTTGGTTAAGCAAAAAGCTCACTCAAAAAGTCATCGAGAACAGTAAGGTCAATGGTAAGCTTAAGGGCGTACCAATTATGTACGGTAACCATCTTGTACTCTACTATAACCGTGCACTTGCGCCACACCCTATTACCGACTTACAAACCTACGCACAGCAAGCGGTAGCAGACAAACCTACGCTCGGCTGGAATTTTTATGAAATGTATTGGTTTGTGACCTTTGCAAACGCCCTTCAGCCTAATCTCATTCAGGCAGGCGTGCCACAGCTTGACACCAAAGCGATGCGCCTCGCAATTTCCAATTATCAATCACTACTCAACAGCGGGATCATAGACGCTGACTGTGTATACCAATGCTTAATGAATCGCTTTAAGACCGGCAAGCTTGATTATTTTGTGAATGGAATTTGGGCATATCGTCAACTTAAAGACAAGCTTAAAGACGACCTAGCCATCGCGCCTTTACCGAGGTGGGGTAATCATCAGCTGATGTCTCTAGCATCGTCTCATGTACTGGCTTTTCCTGCCAATGGCATAGAATCTAAAAAAGGTCCGCATCTAAAGCTGCTTGTTGACTTTATGCAAAGCCAGAAGGTACAAGATAAACTATGGGATGAGCTCAATGCGCTGCCAGCAAACGGCGACAGCTTAGCTGAACTTACAAAGCGCGGCGACAAAGCACTGTCTCAACTGATTGCCTCTTTGCAAGAAACCTATCCACAACCGAATGAACCTATTATGGCCTATATTTGGGAAGCCATGTTAAAGGGACTAACACGCTATCTAGGTGGTGTGTATAGTGTCGAAGAAACGACGCAATATATGCAATTTATCGTCACAAAGTCGGGACAGAATGAAAGCAAATCGCAGCATCGTTGA
- a CDS encoding ATP-binding protein: MKANRSIVDEIKRKITALFSLFLVVLVAMVGFSLMQQKATLEQEDVKRTGASLISDFKAQVNELIYQVAPLSEDHILSTLPSDLLFTQYAVKALTNLVDNTDMVKSAFINDGSVFTVEGYPFDTLRWDNSVFSEHAHKVLSQQRRTLKIDKLVVPVESIEKKPSDQAKLFLAIPLRQKLSSLMRPYKYTGVLFLEVDLEPFLDSNQGKGSIWLTSRNLVLEGTHYSNATEGVYRSPIYSLKDDFVELDLQLQREAEVYSNDILRAVLYIVLIGLMLVVLLTWYLRRLAKRLTNPMQALERHCERLKRGHYVSAKSEFEFRELRTLQVTLNQLAKQIKEQISSLESEKVKAQSSERAKSHFLANMSHELRTPLNGIYGVFQLMKHHRNAADSKELIAQGMTSTETLLSLLNDLLDFSKIEAGELKMESAAVDIKSIVTEVKQEFVHTASAKQIDLIIHTEELANPYRLGDSLRLKQILRNLISNAVKFTSDGSVTVILQDGGKHLSIRVIDTGAGISEVALKKLFNRFQQADSSTTRKYGGTGLGLAIVKQLAELMDGRVTVTSQEGIGSEFTVELVLDICDAPEQSIMQDLQAIPALKDKNLLLAEDNPLNQKIFSAMIKPTEANLVIAQDGEEAIALYHELKPDIFFVDIQMPKKDGLKVCSEVREQDKTTPLVAVTANVMSGDLENYQQLGFDNCVAKPIDMKKLYEVINTIVS, translated from the coding sequence ATGAAAGCAAATCGCAGCATCGTTGATGAAATAAAAAGAAAAATTACAGCATTATTCTCTCTCTTCCTCGTTGTACTGGTTGCGATGGTTGGCTTTTCCCTGATGCAACAAAAAGCAACCTTAGAGCAAGAAGACGTTAAACGCACTGGCGCAAGCCTTATCAGCGATTTTAAAGCGCAAGTCAATGAGCTTATCTATCAAGTTGCACCATTAAGTGAAGATCATATTTTATCTACCTTACCGAGTGATTTACTGTTTACTCAATACGCGGTTAAGGCGCTAACTAACTTAGTCGACAATACCGACATGGTAAAATCTGCGTTTATCAACGATGGCTCCGTCTTTACCGTAGAGGGATATCCGTTTGACACCCTACGTTGGGACAATTCGGTATTTAGCGAGCATGCTCACAAGGTCCTCTCGCAACAGCGGCGCACTTTAAAAATCGACAAACTTGTTGTCCCCGTTGAAAGCATTGAAAAAAAACCGTCTGATCAGGCCAAGTTGTTTCTTGCCATTCCCCTTAGACAAAAATTATCATCGTTAATGCGTCCCTATAAATATACAGGTGTACTTTTCCTCGAAGTCGATCTTGAACCATTTTTAGATTCCAATCAGGGAAAAGGTTCTATCTGGCTCACCAGTCGAAACCTTGTGCTTGAGGGAACACATTACTCAAATGCTACTGAAGGTGTGTACCGCAGCCCTATTTATTCACTAAAAGACGATTTTGTAGAACTTGATTTACAGCTACAACGAGAAGCCGAAGTATACAGTAACGACATTTTACGCGCAGTGTTATACATCGTGCTTATTGGGTTGATGCTAGTGGTATTACTCACCTGGTATTTACGCCGATTAGCAAAACGGTTGACCAATCCGATGCAAGCACTTGAACGCCATTGTGAACGACTGAAACGAGGACATTACGTTTCTGCGAAAAGCGAATTTGAATTTAGAGAATTAAGAACACTTCAAGTGACCCTTAACCAACTTGCGAAACAAATCAAAGAGCAGATTAGCTCTCTTGAAAGTGAAAAAGTGAAAGCACAGAGTTCAGAGCGAGCAAAAAGTCACTTTTTGGCGAACATGAGCCATGAATTAAGAACGCCACTTAACGGTATTTATGGTGTATTTCAGTTAATGAAGCACCATAGAAATGCAGCAGACTCCAAAGAACTCATTGCACAAGGCATGACATCCACAGAAACATTACTTAGCTTACTCAATGATTTACTTGATTTCTCTAAAATTGAAGCTGGTGAATTAAAGATGGAATCAGCAGCGGTGGATATCAAAAGTATTGTCACTGAAGTAAAACAAGAGTTTGTCCATACTGCCAGTGCTAAGCAAATCGACCTGATTATTCATACTGAGGAACTCGCTAACCCCTATCGACTTGGTGATTCGCTGCGTTTAAAGCAGATACTGAGAAATTTGATATCCAATGCCGTTAAATTTACCAGTGACGGCTCTGTAACCGTTATACTCCAAGATGGCGGTAAACATCTCTCCATCCGTGTAATAGATACGGGCGCCGGTATTTCCGAAGTCGCGCTCAAGAAGCTATTTAATCGTTTTCAACAGGCGGACTCATCTACCACCAGAAAGTATGGAGGAACCGGTCTTGGACTCGCAATTGTAAAACAACTTGCTGAGTTAATGGACGGCCGTGTTACGGTAACGAGTCAAGAAGGTATCGGCAGTGAGTTTACAGTTGAACTCGTACTCGATATTTGCGACGCACCAGAACAATCAATCATGCAAGACTTGCAGGCTATACCCGCCTTGAAGGATAAAAACCTGCTGCTTGCTGAAGATAACCCACTTAATCAAAAAATATTTAGTGCCATGATTAAACCAACTGAAGCGAATCTTGTCATAGCTCAGGATGGTGAAGAAGCGATTGCGCTTTATCACGAATTGAAACCTGATATCTTTTTTGTAGATATTCAGATGCCAAAAAAAGATGGCCTAAAAGTGTGTTCAGAAGTCAGAGAACAAGATAAAACAACCCCGCTTGTTGCCGTCACAGCCAACGTGATGTCAGGTGATTTAGAAAATTATCAGCAACTTGGGTTTGATAATTGCGTCGCAAAACCGATAGATATGAAAAAACTTTATGAAGTGATAAATACGATTGTGAGTTAA
- a CDS encoding organic hydroperoxide resistance protein translates to MKELQSIAYTAKATATGGREGMAKSDDGRLDVALSTPKGLGGDDGQGTNPEQLFAAGYAACFIGALKLVAGKAKVKLPEDTHINSEVSIGPIEGGFGIAVKLAVSVGDLDKDTAQSLVEKAHEVCPYSNATRGNIAVELSVI, encoded by the coding sequence ATGAAAGAACTACAAAGTATTGCATATACGGCGAAAGCAACTGCCACAGGTGGCCGAGAAGGTATGGCAAAGTCTGATGATGGTCGTCTTGATGTTGCACTTTCGACACCAAAAGGCTTAGGTGGTGATGACGGGCAAGGGACGAATCCAGAGCAATTGTTTGCAGCAGGTTATGCGGCGTGTTTTATTGGCGCATTAAAATTGGTGGCAGGCAAAGCAAAGGTGAAGTTGCCAGAAGATACACATATTAACTCTGAAGTGTCTATTGGGCCAATTGAAGGTGGCTTCGGGATAGCGGTGAAATTGGCGGTATCGGTTGGCGACTTAGACAAAGACACGGCGCAGTCACTCGTTGAAAAAGCTCACGAAGTTTGCCCATATTCAAATGCTACTCGTGGCAATATCGCGGTAGAGCTTTCAGTTATTTAA
- a CDS encoding MarR family winged helix-turn-helix transcriptional regulator: MNYPQLKLDAQICHRLYMASNGIARAYRASLQKLDLTYPQYVVMMALWEKDEISIAELLEKTAIDGGAMTQILKKMTDKALLSIVKDEKDKRKRVVKLQSKGHDLQHQAATIPEQIRCKFPSIDEQKAQALIELLDSINGDLD, from the coding sequence ATGAACTACCCACAACTAAAACTAGACGCTCAAATCTGCCACCGCCTCTACATGGCTTCCAATGGTATTGCCCGTGCTTACCGAGCATCTTTACAAAAGCTCGACTTAACCTACCCTCAATATGTGGTGATGATGGCACTTTGGGAGAAAGATGAAATCAGCATTGCTGAGTTACTAGAGAAAACCGCCATCGATGGCGGTGCTATGACGCAAATCTTAAAGAAAATGACTGACAAAGCCCTGCTTTCAATCGTGAAAGACGAAAAAGATAAGCGCAAACGAGTGGTAAAACTACAAAGTAAGGGGCATGATCTGCAACATCAAGCTGCCACAATTCCCGAGCAGATCCGCTGTAAGTTTCCAAGTATCGACGAGCAAAAAGCACAAGCACTTATTGAATTACTAGATTCGATCAATGGTGATTTGGATTAA
- a CDS encoding LysR family transcriptional regulator: MIDQIDPQWLNSFHCVYECLSFKQAAEFLDIPTSNVSRHIALLEEKLDARLLERTTRRISVTEAGEQLYVSTKPLIDSLSDALQEVNKHASTPMGHLRIVMPDIPILGQAVVTFCAEHPLISISCDTSLSPRENLLDGFDVVLYFHRGKLEDSNWVVKELARLPSVVVAAPSLLEKHSAPYRLEDLHSFPCISTLTAVNGTPWIFTTKEGRLTTVNVKSNFRVNSGFIAKSAALSGVGFAILPLNSCKAEIESGALISIELEQQPEDLVLYAFYAGRKHLAKKISAFLAHLERALQ, from the coding sequence ATGATTGATCAGATTGACCCTCAGTGGCTTAACAGTTTCCACTGTGTTTATGAATGCTTAAGCTTCAAACAAGCGGCAGAGTTTCTGGATATCCCGACCTCCAACGTAAGTCGTCACATTGCACTACTTGAAGAAAAGCTTGATGCAAGATTGTTGGAACGAACGACTAGGCGGATCTCAGTGACAGAGGCGGGTGAGCAGCTTTATGTGAGTACTAAGCCGTTAATTGATTCGCTGTCGGATGCGTTGCAAGAAGTCAATAAACATGCCTCTACGCCAATGGGGCATTTGCGTATAGTGATGCCCGACATCCCCATTCTTGGTCAAGCAGTGGTAACCTTTTGCGCTGAACATCCATTAATTTCAATAAGTTGTGATACCAGCCTAAGTCCAAGAGAAAACCTCTTAGATGGCTTTGATGTCGTGCTCTACTTTCATCGTGGCAAGCTTGAGGATAGCAATTGGGTGGTTAAAGAGCTGGCTCGACTACCAAGCGTCGTGGTGGCAGCTCCTAGCTTGCTCGAAAAGCATTCTGCGCCGTATAGATTAGAAGATTTACACTCTTTTCCTTGTATATCAACCCTTACCGCCGTAAACGGTACGCCCTGGATATTTACCACCAAGGAAGGAAGATTAACGACGGTGAATGTTAAATCAAACTTCAGAGTCAACAGTGGGTTTATAGCTAAGTCTGCCGCGCTATCTGGGGTTGGGTTTGCAATCTTGCCACTGAACTCCTGTAAGGCAGAAATTGAGTCAGGCGCGCTGATATCAATCGAGTTAGAGCAGCAACCGGAAGATCTTGTGCTTTATGCGTTCTATGCTGGGCGTAAACATCTGGCCAAAAAAATATCAGCGTTTTTGGCACATTTAGAACGCGCGCTACAATGA